The nucleotide window ATACATCAAAGGCTCTGACCAGTGATTGGGTGCTAATTTGCCCGGCCTTTTGTAGTTGCTCCAAAATTTTGTTGCGGCGTTCGCTGGCTAGCATATAGGACCTTGACTTGCGGGATTTATCGGGATTATACTGGAAACTGCGGGTTTCGCCATCTGGATTTAGATAAAATGTGCGGGATTTTGCGGTAATGGAGGGTTTATGGCAAGAATTGCAGTAGATATGGATGAAGTGATAGCCGACGCCTTAGGCGAGCATATCGACCGTTACAACAAAAATTTCAATGCCCGGGTGCAGCGTGACGATCTTATCGGGCGCAGCCTCAGACAGTTTGTACCGGCGACAGTGGCCTGTGATGTCGAAAAGCTTGTCCATACTGAAGACTTCTTTGCCGATTTAGCGGTTTTTCCTCATGCTTATGATGTGCTGCTTAAGCTCAGCTACGAAAACGAGATTTTTATTGCCACAGCGGCGATGGAAGTGCCCCTGTCTTTTGACGCAAAATACAAATGGCTACTCAAGCACTTTCCTTTTATTTCGCCCATGAATTTTGTTTTTTGCGGCGATAAGAGTATCCTCAATGCCGACTATTTAATTGACGACAATGCCAGACATTTTGAGCGCTTTAAGGGTACTGGCATACTCTTTGATGCACCGCACAATCAGCATGTCACAGGCTATCGCCGCGTCAAAAACTGGCTGGAAGTGGCTGAAATTTTTAGCTAGTTATTTGGCTTTGGCTGCTGGCGCTTTACTGTTTGGCGCTACTGGCTTGCCTTGCGAAGAGGGGTTGGTGTTGTTTGGCTGAGCCCGATCTTTGATGTCGATATAATCAGGATAGGCACCGATTTTTAGAGGGGTGGTCAATTGTTTGCCGTCGCGGTAAACAGTAAATGTCAGCATGTCTCTAACTTTATGGCTGCGCACCAGGGTCTGCACATCCTTAGGTGTGAGCATCATTGTCTCGTCTATTTTGACAATGACATCTCCCGGTTGCAAATCGGCTTCTAGAGCCGGGCTATCTTTGTATACTTTTTCTATTAAGACGCCTCTGATATTACTGGCGATACCAAGGGTTTTGGCATGGGCTTCTTTTAGTTCGCTCATACCGATACCGAGCCAGGGCCGCTCAATCACGCGGTTGTTAATGAGATCTTCGGCGACAGCTCGTGCTACATCCACCGGGATACTAAAGCCGATGTTTTGAGCGTTATCTTTGATAGCGGTATTGACGCCAACGACTTCGCCGCGCAGATTTATCAGAGGTCCGCCTGAGTTGCCTGGATTGATGGCGGCATCAGTCTGGATAAAGTTGATATTGCCGTTGATGTCTTCAACTGTGCGACCGATGGCCGAAATAATACCGAGAGTGACAGTATGGTCGTAACCAAAAGGGTTGCCGACTGCAATGGCAAACTCGCCGGGACGCAGGTTTTGCGAACTGCCAAATTTGAGGACCGGTAAATCTTTTGAGTCTATTTTGATGACAGCAAGATCCGAAAAGTTGTCTGTACCTATTACTTTGCCTGTAAAAGATCGTTTGTCGTTGAGTGTTACTCTGATTTCTTCAGCGTTTTTTACGACGTGGGCATTGGTCATGATATAGCCATCTTGACGAATGACAAAGCCGGTCCCAGTTTGAATTGCCCGGCGCATCTTCATGGACTTGGGGATGAGCTTACTCATGTCCGGGCTGTCAGGGACGAGTTTGCGCCCGTTGTAATAAAAAAATCCATT belongs to Candidatus Obscuribacter sp. and includes:
- a CDS encoding 5'-3'-deoxyribonucleotidase, with product MARIAVDMDEVIADALGEHIDRYNKNFNARVQRDDLIGRSLRQFVPATVACDVEKLVHTEDFFADLAVFPHAYDVLLKLSYENEIFIATAAMEVPLSFDAKYKWLLKHFPFISPMNFVFCGDKSILNADYLIDDNARHFERFKGTGILFDAPHNQHVTGYRRVKNWLEVAEIFS
- a CDS encoding trypsin-like peptidase domain-containing protein, with the translated sequence MDSINTSNTKNESDIVLVASPKQSSTAPLSHSRSAALMALGSINEGGDKNPPITFDSNTIADIAEQVAASVVNIEVKKSDDSTSSVSSLFDIIPFGDPNGFFYYNGRKLVPDSPDMSKLIPKSMKMRRAIQTGTGFVIRQDGYIMTNAHVVKNAEEIRVTLNDKRSFTGKVIGTDNFSDLAVIKIDSKDLPVLKFGSSQNLRPGEFAIAVGNPFGYDHTVTLGIISAIGRTVEDINGNINFIQTDAAINPGNSGGPLINLRGEVVGVNTAIKDNAQNIGFSIPVDVARAVAEDLINNRVIERPWLGIGMSELKEAHAKTLGIASNIRGVLIEKVYKDSPALEADLQPGDVIVKIDETMMLTPKDVQTLVRSHKVRDMLTFTVYRDGKQLTTPLKIGAYPDYIDIKDRAQPNNTNPSSQGKPVAPNSKAPAAKAK